In one Neobacillus sp. CF12 genomic region, the following are encoded:
- a CDS encoding C40 family peptidase produces the protein MLKKFVVAFVIIVSFSTLFSNMGDKAEAAYYHTKAVSVAKSNIGVPYRWGGMSPSGFDCSGLIKYSYASAGKTLNRTAAQMFYGNGYRIYNYIQPGDLMFYAPNKASSPTHVAMYIGNGKMIMASSSKGVMITSTNNSYWHPRYIGTKRI, from the coding sequence ATGCTTAAGAAATTCGTCGTAGCTTTTGTCATTATAGTTTCTTTCAGTACTTTGTTTTCTAACATGGGTGATAAAGCGGAAGCAGCATATTATCATACAAAAGCAGTTTCGGTGGCAAAGTCTAATATTGGAGTACCTTATCGATGGGGCGGGATGTCACCAAGTGGTTTTGATTGTTCAGGACTTATTAAGTATTCCTACGCAAGTGCTGGAAAAACACTAAATCGCACAGCTGCTCAAATGTTCTACGGTAACGGATACCGTATCTACAATTACATTCAACCAGGGGATTTAATGTTTTATGCTCCAAATAAGGCAAGCAGTCCAACACATGTTGCCATGTATATCGGGAATGGTAAAATGATTATGGCTTCTTCATCAAAAGGAGTCATGATTACAAGCACAAACAACTCATATTGGCATCCAAGATACATTGGAACAAAACGCATTTAA
- a CDS encoding zinc ribbon domain-containing protein: protein MAKTNLCQSCGMPMKVSSDFGTEKDGSPSEKYCHYCYQKGEWLHPEVTFDEFYAFSLKRFQESDMNRVAKFFLNKMYTKNFLKKLERWS, encoded by the coding sequence ATGGCAAAAACAAATCTGTGTCAAAGCTGTGGAATGCCCATGAAAGTTTCAAGTGACTTTGGAACTGAAAAGGATGGGTCACCTTCAGAAAAATACTGTCACTATTGTTACCAAAAAGGTGAATGGCTACATCCGGAAGTAACATTCGATGAATTTTATGCATTCAGTTTAAAAAGGTTTCAGGAATCAGATATGAATCGGGTTGCAAAATTTTTTCTCAATAAAATGTATACAAAAAATTTCTTGAAAAAATTAGAGCGCTGGAGCTAA
- a CDS encoding NAD(P)-dependent oxidoreductase — MSKKIGFVGLGTMGFQMAVNLMKAGFEVIGYDAFRGVYEEAEAAGITMVETLNEVAEQADEAIISMVRDYAQNVDIIFGDNAILSVQPKNKTIIVMSTLDPDTMNELGKKVEAESDLRLISAAVSGGASGAQAGTLSIMTSGSEEIVKSFQPYFDAIGSNTFYYGEEPGNSQVAKLVNNMILGINMNALAEGLKLGKHYNLPEQELINLLKVSTGDSWVVKNWSDVSEWTADTALAVLLKDLKAAYNEGLKHNVPLPFNALSSKQLFDSMGKEKPKAK; from the coding sequence ATGAGTAAAAAAATTGGATTTGTAGGATTAGGAACAATGGGCTTCCAAATGGCAGTTAATTTAATGAAAGCTGGTTTCGAAGTAATTGGGTATGATGCGTTTAGAGGTGTTTATGAAGAGGCAGAAGCTGCAGGAATTACAATGGTAGAGACGTTAAACGAAGTGGCGGAACAAGCTGACGAAGCGATTATCTCAATGGTTCGTGACTATGCCCAAAATGTGGATATTATTTTTGGGGATAACGCGATTCTTTCTGTTCAACCAAAAAATAAAACCATTATTGTTATGAGTACACTAGACCCTGATACCATGAATGAATTAGGCAAAAAAGTCGAGGCAGAAAGTGATTTGAGATTAATTAGCGCTGCAGTAAGCGGCGGTGCTTCAGGTGCTCAGGCTGGAACATTATCGATTATGACATCAGGTTCAGAAGAAATCGTGAAATCTTTCCAACCATACTTTGATGCGATTGGTTCCAATACATTCTACTATGGCGAGGAACCAGGCAATAGCCAAGTTGCAAAATTAGTGAATAATATGATTCTAGGTATTAACATGAATGCTCTAGCTGAAGGACTTAAATTAGGTAAACACTATAACTTACCTGAACAAGAGTTAATAAACTTATTAAAAGTTAGTACAGGTGATAGCTGGGTAGTAAAAAATTGGAGCGATGTTTCTGAATGGACAGCAGACACTGCCTTGGCAGTTTTACTGAAAGACTTAAAAGCGGCTTACAACGAAGGGCTAAAACACAATGTACCTTTACCATTCAATGCCTTATCATCAAAACAATTATTTGACTCTATGGGTAAAGAGAAACCAAAAGCCAAATAA